One stretch of Patescibacteria group bacterium DNA includes these proteins:
- a CDS encoding ATP-binding protein, which translates to MYTFYIISTFLTFFSSLFLGLFTYIKGRKKIFNIYWSFVSFSCSSWSLGLWGVVNSDNVKEALLWQSLVDVSAMLIPFLFLLFVIHFVDKHKMLKVVRYLSFSLLVFLVFFSFSEFYKIGVAPTMLFKYWVNPGKFYFLLPLYQFLNVSYALYLLLEDYFKSKGLRKKQLKFIFILSVVGFGGASTNFFPQFLGFYPYGHILVAFYVFLTAYSIFKYRLMDLKFVLRRSSVYLLSFSTVLLLATGLKYIFSQVAPNTDLIDELVIIFVTIIIFPHIREYFSYISNKYFFSSLYNSGEVIARFSEKLSTTLEIDRLLETITSEVNKSFYPKSMSIFLYNEKDSKYYAAFSAGDSFKKRSIFDLNKNVFNKYIDDRNILILSEVKEKSESDYLEIQKTFLNNDIRLIVPLSIKDRYIGLFLIGEKESGETYNNEDVQLLQVLATQSAFALDNSLKFEEAKNFNILLEREVEKSVMELQRANGELRTLDTAKSDFISIASHQLRTPLTVIKGYVSMILEGDFGRLPDIAREPTEKIYDSNERLIKLVEQLLSISRIESGRIKYQFEQTDLSELISGIMEGIRYSAIKKGLDLSYSPPKGFSPIVNIDATKMRQVITSLIDNSIKYTYKSEEKRGFILVRIEDVKDKDRVRLIIEDNGMGIKEEDKINLFKKFSRGKDISTVYTEGTGLGLYVAKKIIEAHNGFIYAESKGRDQGSKIYFDLPKIEKQE; encoded by the coding sequence ATGTACACTTTTTATATCATATCTACATTTCTCACCTTTTTTTCAAGTTTATTCTTGGGGTTGTTTACATACATAAAAGGACGAAAAAAAATATTTAATATATATTGGTCATTTGTTTCTTTCTCATGCTCCTCTTGGAGTTTGGGGTTATGGGGAGTTGTAAACTCTGACAATGTTAAAGAAGCACTCCTTTGGCAATCACTAGTCGATGTTTCTGCAATGCTGATCCCTTTTTTGTTTTTATTATTTGTGATTCACTTTGTAGATAAGCACAAGATGCTTAAGGTGGTGAGATATTTGAGTTTTTCATTGTTGGTATTTTTAGTTTTTTTTAGTTTCTCGGAATTTTACAAAATTGGCGTTGCTCCAACGATGCTATTTAAGTATTGGGTTAATCCTGGGAAATTTTATTTTCTTTTACCACTCTACCAGTTTTTGAATGTTTCATATGCGCTATATCTTCTTCTTGAAGATTATTTTAAAAGTAAGGGATTACGAAAAAAACAGCTTAAATTTATTTTTATTCTATCTGTGGTTGGATTTGGAGGAGCCTCCACAAATTTTTTCCCGCAATTTTTAGGATTTTATCCGTACGGACATATTTTAGTGGCTTTTTACGTTTTCTTAACGGCCTATTCAATTTTCAAATATCGTTTAATGGACCTCAAATTTGTCCTTCGCCGTTCTTCCGTTTATCTCTTGTCTTTCTCTACTGTTCTTCTCCTTGCCACGGGCCTCAAATATATATTTTCTCAAGTTGCTCCCAATACCGACCTTATTGATGAGCTTGTTATTATATTTGTTACTATTATTATTTTCCCACATATTCGAGAATATTTTTCTTATATCTCAAACAAATACTTTTTTTCCTCACTTTATAATTCCGGGGAAGTTATTGCTCGGTTTAGTGAAAAACTTTCGACAACTCTGGAGATTGATAGGTTATTAGAAACTATTACCAGTGAGGTTAATAAGTCGTTTTACCCGAAATCAATGTCTATTTTCCTTTATAATGAAAAGGATTCCAAATATTATGCTGCCTTTAGTGCTGGCGACTCTTTCAAAAAAAGGTCCATATTTGATTTGAACAAAAATGTATTCAATAAATACATTGATGATAGAAATATTTTAATATTGAGTGAAGTTAAAGAAAAATCAGAGAGTGATTATTTAGAAATCCAGAAAACATTTCTAAACAATGACATTAGACTCATAGTTCCTCTTAGTATAAAAGATAGATATATTGGTTTGTTTTTGATTGGAGAAAAGGAATCAGGGGAAACATACAACAACGAAGATGTCCAACTGTTACAAGTTCTCGCAACTCAGTCGGCCTTTGCCCTAGATAATTCACTTAAATTTGAAGAAGCAAAAAATTTCAATATATTACTTGAGAGGGAAGTAGAAAAATCTGTCATGGAATTGCAAAGAGCAAATGGTGAATTGAGAACACTAGACACTGCAAAGTCTGATTTTATTTCTATTGCTTCCCACCAGTTGCGAACTCCGTTAACTGTTATTAAGGGTTATGTTTCCATGATACTTGAAGGTGACTTTGGGCGTCTACCAGATATCGCACGTGAACCAACAGAAAAAATATATGACTCTAACGAAAGATTGATTAAACTTGTAGAACAGCTTTTGAGTATATCTAGAATTGAATCAGGAAGAATTAAATATCAGTTCGAACAAACTGATTTATCAGAGCTAATTTCTGGAATAATGGAAGGGATTCGTTACAGTGCAATAAAAAAAGGTCTTGATTTGTCGTATTCTCCGCCAAAAGGATTTTCTCCTATCGTAAATATTGATGCGACAAAGATGAGGCAAGTTATTACATCCCTTATTGATAACTCCATCAAGTACACCTATAAGTCAGAAGAAAAGAGAGGCTTTATTTTGGTTAGGATTGAAGATGTAAAAGATAAGGATAGGGTAAGATTAATTATTGAAGATAACGGCATGGGAATTAAGGAAGAGGATAAAATCAACTTATTCAAAAAGTTTTCTAGAGGAAAAGATATTTCTACGGTCTATACAGAAGGAACAGGACTTGGGCTTTATGTGGCCAAAAAGATAATAGAAGCACATAATGGATTTATTTATGCAGAAAGCAAGGGTCGAGATCAGGGCTCTAAAATATATTTTGATTTACCTAAAATAGAAAAACAAGAATAG
- a CDS encoding HAD-IB family hydrolase, producing the protein MKNIVFFDLDNTIVNCYSQKCLIKYLYKNKIINIFFLCYIYFWFILYKLKIAKNPRKVMEHSLSFFKGMSVDRVNSILESFYNEILSKKINSEVLKEVKNHLKEKDDVYLLSNAIFPLVNVVAKKIEITNVFSTELEIIDNIYTGEISGEITYGNNKRKIASRIIGDNEEGLKSFAYADHHSDIPLFEIVDFKIAVNPDGGLLKAAKKNSWKIIYC; encoded by the coding sequence ATGAAAAATATAGTTTTTTTTGATCTCGACAACACTATAGTCAATTGCTATAGCCAAAAATGTTTAATAAAATATCTTTATAAAAACAAAATAATAAATATCTTTTTTCTTTGTTATATTTATTTTTGGTTTATTTTGTATAAATTGAAGATTGCGAAAAATCCACGAAAAGTAATGGAGCACTCCCTTTCTTTTTTTAAGGGAATGTCAGTAGATAGGGTTAATTCTATCTTGGAAAGTTTTTATAATGAAATACTTTCAAAAAAAATCAACAGTGAGGTTTTGAAAGAAGTAAAAAATCATCTTAAGGAAAAAGATGATGTTTATTTATTGTCAAATGCAATTTTTCCTCTTGTTAACGTAGTTGCAAAAAAAATTGAAATAACTAATGTGTTTTCAACTGAATTAGAGATAATCGATAATATTTATACAGGAGAAATATCTGGAGAAATTACTTATGGCAACAACAAGAGAAAGATTGCAAGTAGAATTATTGGTGATAACGAAGAAGGACTTAAATCTTTTGCTTATGCTGACCACCATTCAGACATACCTTTATTTGAAATCGTTGATTTTAAGATCGCTGTTAATCCAGATGGTGGTCTATTGAAGGCAGCTAAAAAAAATAGTTGGAAAATTATTTATTGTTAG
- a CDS encoding lysophospholipid acyltransferase family protein, whose amino-acid sequence MIKKIKQRKKDFELGIIGVISSYFFEFFAKYILSPIVKFLWVRKIEGIHHIPKHGPVIIASNHESYFDFIIFYAISPRKIQYLAAEKFFTSKFWKPLMVATGQIKVERVEGDKTNVHEKAHYVLKNEGMLGIFPEGTRSRTGEIGKAFTGVTRFALETKTPIIPVGIEGAFDILPPHKKMPNLKKCNIKISEPIYHHEHFEKEHTEELLTKLTDDLMKLIAFLVGKEYKHHYSLQEKHQEAIDIKA is encoded by the coding sequence ATGATTAAAAAAATAAAACAAAGAAAAAAAGATTTTGAACTAGGAATAATAGGAGTTATTTCTAGTTATTTTTTTGAGTTTTTTGCTAAATATATTTTATCTCCAATCGTTAAATTCTTGTGGGTGAGAAAGATTGAGGGGATTCATCATATTCCTAAACACGGCCCAGTTATAATAGCTTCAAATCATGAAAGTTATTTTGATTTTATTATTTTTTATGCGATTTCACCAAGGAAGATACAATACCTAGCTGCCGAAAAGTTTTTTACATCAAAATTCTGGAAACCACTAATGGTTGCAACTGGTCAAATTAAAGTTGAGAGAGTAGAAGGGGATAAAACAAATGTTCATGAAAAAGCTCACTATGTTTTAAAAAACGAAGGAATGCTAGGAATATTTCCTGAAGGAACTAGAAGTAGAACAGGAGAAATAGGCAAAGCATTCACAGGAGTTACAAGGTTTGCCCTGGAAACAAAAACACCAATCATTCCTGTCGGAATAGAAGGGGCCTTTGATATTCTTCCCCCACATAAAAAAATGCCAAACCTTAAAAAGTGTAATATTAAAATAAGTGAACCTATTTATCATCATGAGCATTTCGAAAAAGAACATACTGAAGAACTTTTAACAAAATTGACTGATGATTTAATGAAATTGATCGCATTCTTAGTAGGAAAAGAATACAAACATCACTATTCTCTTCAAGAAAAACATCAAGAAGCAATAGATATAAAAGCGTAA
- a CDS encoding lysophospholipid acyltransferase family protein, with the protein MNLKLIFLYKYFWLFWFKLLLKLRVKGLENFPNIKKEGVLFISNHAGHTDAVLIGITIPWSYFKGTKTIRFMTHYKYIKETWYGSITKFCGGYSIYPNGGDLNKSMGETIDILKNKKHNVLMFPQGKKEKKLLVEGSKSGLGYIAKKINPQIVPVYIGGTHGLSLWDVIFKQKKVTINFGKPFYYQDVSNAEDDYRTISKNAMERVVELENQA; encoded by the coding sequence ATGAACTTAAAACTAATTTTTCTATATAAATACTTCTGGCTTTTTTGGTTTAAGCTCTTGCTTAAACTAAGAGTGAAAGGTCTAGAAAATTTCCCTAATATTAAAAAAGAAGGGGTTTTATTTATATCAAACCATGCTGGTCATACTGACGCAGTATTAATTGGAATCACTATCCCGTGGTCTTATTTCAAGGGGACAAAAACTATTAGATTTATGACTCATTATAAATACATAAAAGAGACCTGGTATGGATCAATCACTAAGTTTTGTGGAGGTTATTCTATTTATCCAAACGGAGGCGATTTGAATAAATCCATGGGAGAAACAATTGATATTTTAAAGAATAAGAAACACAATGTCCTAATGTTTCCCCAGGGCAAGAAAGAAAAAAAACTTTTAGTTGAGGGATCTAAATCTGGACTAGGATATATTGCAAAAAAAATAAATCCTCAAATAGTCCCAGTTTACATAGGAGGAACTCATGGACTGAGTTTGTGGGATGTTATATTTAAACAAAAAAAGGTGACCATAAATTTCGGAAAACCTTTTTATTATCAAGACGTTTCTAATGCAGAAGATGATTATAGAACTATTTCAAAGAATGCAATGGAAAGAGTTGTTGAATTAGAGAATCAAGCATAA
- a CDS encoding 3-deoxy-7-phosphoheptulonate synthase — translation MSQSKILNVNIKRIEPIIAPRYIRKEFPVSKKNENFIVQSRDTIKDIMGLRDSRFMVVVGPCSIHDPESALEYAEKLKRLQKDVADKFFIVMRAYVEKPRTTVGWKGLVNDPDLDGTHDISKGLRLSRKLYRDITEMGVPIANEMLDPMTPQYLAEFVSWGAIGARTTEAQTHRELVSGLSFPVGFKNGTDGNINIATQAMEAAIRGHNFIGVNAEGLISEIETEGNKDVHMVLRGGRLLPNYSPAYIKEARELLWEKKFMNTGLMVDCSHGNCSGQFNLQVSVMDEGINQILSGIAMVKAWMIESHLNEGSQKINGDRSKLQYGVSITDPCINFETMATNLLKSADRLRHEKIDHFAHLDHLQTVAANF, via the coding sequence ATGAGTCAAAGTAAAATACTGAATGTGAACATTAAGAGAATTGAACCAATTATTGCTCCTCGTTACATTAGAAAGGAATTTCCAGTTAGCAAAAAAAATGAGAATTTTATTGTTCAATCGCGAGATACTATTAAAGATATAATGGGTCTTAGAGATAGTCGTTTTATGGTTGTCGTGGGGCCTTGTTCGATTCATGACCCAGAATCGGCACTTGAATATGCCGAGAAACTTAAAAGATTGCAAAAAGATGTGGCTGATAAATTTTTCATAGTTATGAGAGCTTATGTTGAAAAACCTCGAACCACTGTTGGCTGGAAGGGACTTGTTAATGATCCTGACCTAGATGGGACTCATGATATAAGCAAGGGCCTAAGACTTTCTAGGAAGCTTTATCGAGACATTACTGAAATGGGCGTACCTATTGCCAATGAGATGCTTGATCCAATGACTCCTCAGTATTTGGCTGAATTTGTTTCTTGGGGGGCAATAGGAGCTAGAACCACTGAGGCTCAAACTCACAGAGAGCTTGTCTCAGGCCTTTCCTTTCCTGTTGGCTTCAAAAATGGAACAGATGGTAATATAAATATTGCTACTCAAGCTATGGAGGCCGCTATCCGCGGACATAATTTTATTGGGGTTAATGCAGAGGGTCTAATTTCAGAAATTGAGACTGAAGGAAACAAGGATGTTCATATGGTTTTGCGGGGAGGAAGGCTTCTTCCAAACTATTCTCCCGCCTATATTAAGGAAGCTCGAGAACTTTTGTGGGAAAAAAAATTCATGAATACAGGCCTTATGGTTGATTGTAGCCATGGCAATTGTTCAGGGCAATTTAACCTTCAAGTCAGTGTTATGGATGAAGGAATAAATCAAATCCTTTCAGGGATTGCTATGGTTAAAGCCTGGATGATTGAAAGCCATTTGAATGAAGGTTCTCAAAAAATAAACGGAGATCGGTCAAAACTACAATACGGAGTTTCAATTACAGACCCGTGTATAAACTTTGAAACTATGGCCACAAATCTTCTGAAATCTGCCGATAGACTTAGACATGAAAAGATTGATCATTTTGCACACCTTGATCATTTACAGACCGTGGCTGCAAATTTTTAG